The stretch of DNA TTCAAAAAATTAAATTACCAATTTACATTGCCATATTTTTACTCTTGGTTAATATGCTTACAGTTAAGGGAGCCGTAATGTATTATGATTTAGATAAGTATGTTCCCCTATCTTCAGAAGTAAATGCTGACGCTTATTTAATTTATCGTGGAAAGATAATTGTTAATGTAACATATTTTGCTCCTAATAATGATATAAATAATATTTTTCAGCTAACTTTATTTTCAATTCATCGAACAATTACGATTATGTTAAGAATTTATGGAGTAATTTTAATTACCACAATCTTAACAGTAACAACAAAGCCAGTACTATTGACAAGAGCAATAAATAACTTACTATATCCTTTAAAACTTTTCAGAATACCTACAGAAATTATTACAATGATTATTTCAATAGCATTAAGATTTATTCCAACTCTTCTTGAAGAATCGAGTAGAATTATGAAAGCACAATCTAGTCGTGGTGTCGACTTTAAAAATGGTAATATCAAGGACAAAATTAAATCATTTATTGTTTTAATGATTCCACTTTTTGTTTCTTCATTTAATAAAGCAAATGACTTAGCTGACGCTATGACATCTAGAGGTTATGAACCTTATTCAAAAAGAACATATTATAGACAATTAGCCCCAAACTGAAAAGACCTATTAGCAACATTAATTTTAATGGGTTTAACTAGTTTAGTTGTAGTATGTGCTATAGAACAGATAAACCTCCCATCGTGATGACTAGCTACTTTCCAAAAGGTTTAATATGAATGAACAAAATAAAATAATAAAAGAACAAATTATAGATCTTCAAAACAAGATTAGTAAATGAGATAAGTATTATTATGATTATGATAATCCGCTAGTTTCTGATGAAATTTATGATACAGAATTTAACAAATTAAAAAAACTTGAAAGTGATTTTAGTTTTCTTTTTTCTAAGGAAGAACTTGAAAAATCACCGACAAATAAAATTAATGCTAATGCTTTAAAAATATTTACTAAGGTTAGTCATGATAAACCAATGCTTTCCTTAAATAAGGCTTACACAATTGAAGAAATAGAAAAATTTATAGATAATATTAAAAAACTTACAAGTAAATTTTCTTTTTTTATTGAACCCAAAATTGACGGTCTTTCTATTTCGCTAAAATATGAAAATGGAATTCTAAAACAAGCACTTACAAGAGGGAATGGAATTATAGGAGAAGATGTTACAAATAATATCTATCAAATAGAAAATGTTCCTAAAAAGATTAATTACCAAAAAGAATTGGAAGTAAGGGGCGAAATATATCTTCCTATAGATAAATTTGATGAATTAAATAACAAACTTATTAAAGAAAATAAGGGCACAATGGCTAATCCAAGAAATGCTGCTGCTGGAACATTAAGACAATTAAATCCTAGAATAGTAGCTGAAAGAAAATTATCATCGTTTTTATACTATGTTGTATCGCCTGAAAATCATGAATTAAAAACAATGGAAGAATCGTTTAATTTTTTGAAAAAATTAGGATTCAATGTTTCTGATCAATCAAAAAAAATTAACTCAATTAGCGAAATTAAAGAATTTATAAAAGAATTTAAGAATGAAAAACAAAAATTGAATTATGAAACTGATGGGATAGTTATAAAACTTAATGAACTAGAATTTTATGATAAATTAGGCTATACAGCAAAGTTTCCTCATTCTGCAATTGCTTTTAAATATGAGCCTGATATAGCTTCGACTATTTTAAAAGATATTTTTGTAACAGTAGGAAGAACTGGCTTGGTTACTTATAATGCTTCTCTCAATGAAGTTGAATTATCGGGGACAAAAGTTAATTTTGCCACATTGAATAATTACGATTTTATTAAAAAACTAAATATAAACATTAACGATGAGGTTTATGTAAAAAAAGCAGGAGAAATAATTCCTTGCATAATTGGTTTAGCAAATAAAAATAATTTTGAAGAATTTGCACCAATTGAGACCTGCCCATATTGCAATAAAGATTTAACTTTTAATGAAACAAAATTAGAACAATATTGTTTAAATACTCAATGTCCCGAAATAAAAATTAGAAAACTTATCCATTTTGCTTCAAAAGAAGGTCTTGATATTAACTCACTAGGTGAAAAAAATGTTATATTTTTTAATAAACTAGGTTATATTAAAAATCTTTTAGATATTTTTAAACTTTATTTATTTAAAGATGAATTAATTCAACAAGACGGATTTGGAGAAACTTCAATAAATAAAATTTTGAACTCGATTGAAGAATCAAAAAATAAATCGTTGGAAAAATTATTTTTTGCTCTTTCAATCCCTTTGATTGGTCAGAAAACTGCACGTTTTTTAGCATCAAAAATTTTAAAATTTGAAAATGTCTTAGATTTTGACTTTACAGTATTTGAAAACTATCATGATATTGGACCAAAAATTACAAAACAATTAATTGAATGGTTTGGTTCTTTAGAAAACAAGCAATTAATTCTAGACTTAATCAGCTTAGGTGTTAATCCAATATACAAAGAAAACACTAAGAGTGAAATTTTAAAGGGATTTTCATTTGTGATTACAGGAAAATTATCAAAGCCAAGAAGCCATTTTGAAAAGATAATTTTAGAAAATGGAGGGCAAGTTCTTTCTTCAATATCCTCAAATATAAATTATTTATTAGTAGGTGAAGATGCAGGAAGCAAACTATCAAAAGCAAAAAAACATAATGTTCAAATAATTAATGAAGAACAATTTAATACTATGCTTTCAAATAACGATAACTCTTAGCCTAAAATAGGCTGGAGTTTTATTTTATTTAAAAATAATAACAATGAAGTAAAACTAAAACAATAAACTCAATCAATTCTAAATTTTATAATATAACTAGCTTCACTTAATAAATTTAGAATAGCATCAAAAATTAATAAATTTGTTTCAATTACAAAATTTATTTTGAAAAAAATTAATGTAAAAATATAATTAAATGAAACAATTGGAATTAAAAGGATTTGAATAAAAAATGAAAAAATATTATAATCTTCACTAAAAGTGTGTATTAAAAAAGTTGAGTAAATATGAACAACAATTAATACAAAAGCGCTTCTTAAATAATAGTTTTTTTCTTTTAAAAAATCAACTATTATAAATATTGACAACGTTATTAAAAAAGAAAGAATGAAGGAGTAAGAAAATATTGAAAAAGGTTTATAAACAGATAATATTAATGCTGTTATAGATAATAAAGATATATTACTTAATTTTCTATTAAAAACGTTTTTATTTAAAAATATTAAGATTAAAAAAATTAAAGAACGGCTTGCACTTATATGAAAGTTTATAGCTACTAAATAGATAATTAACAATCCAACACCAATAAAGTCTTCGATAAAAATTTTTCTTTTAATTTTCGAAAATAGTTTAATTACAGTTAAATAAATTAAATTAAAATGAAATCCACTTATTGTAAAAAAATGAATAATATTTAAATTACTTAGTTTATTTACGACATTACTATTAGAACAATAATTATTTAAAACTATGATATTCAAATATTCTAAAACAATTCCATTTTTTGAAGAAAAAAGACTTAACTTTTGAATTTGGTAATCAAAATTTATTTTCAGATTTTTAATGTCAAAAAATATTTCATTGCTTAAATTAAAAAGTGTTAAATTATTTATTCTTTTAAGTGTTCCTTTTATTTTAAAAAAATACTCAAAATTATTATTTAAATCTAAATTAAGCTTAATAATTTTTTTAGGTATTCTGAATAGTAAATTTTTATATTTAAATATTAAAAACGATTTATGAATTTTATAAACTTTAATTTTTTCGTTTATTTCATAATTATCAAATTGATAAATCAAAAGGTAGTAAACAGTATAAGCTAAAAATATCATTAAAAAAAATACTAAATATAAAACTCAGAATTTAGTCTTAAAAAGGTTAAATAAGCAAATAAGAAATAAACTAACAGAAACTAAAATTATATTTATTTTTAAAATCAGAACAAATGTTGTTAAAGCAGCCAATAAAGACGGTAAGATACAATTTATATATTTATGTTTTCTACTAATATTAAGTAAGTTTTTTCACCAATACCAGGTATTTTTAGGACTTCATCTCA from Mycoplasmopsis arginini encodes:
- the ligA gene encoding NAD-dependent DNA ligase LigA — protein: MNEQNKIIKEQIIDLQNKISKWDKYYYDYDNPLVSDEIYDTEFNKLKKLESDFSFLFSKEELEKSPTNKINANALKIFTKVSHDKPMLSLNKAYTIEEIEKFIDNIKKLTSKFSFFIEPKIDGLSISLKYENGILKQALTRGNGIIGEDVTNNIYQIENVPKKINYQKELEVRGEIYLPIDKFDELNNKLIKENKGTMANPRNAAAGTLRQLNPRIVAERKLSSFLYYVVSPENHELKTMEESFNFLKKLGFNVSDQSKKINSISEIKEFIKEFKNEKQKLNYETDGIVIKLNELEFYDKLGYTAKFPHSAIAFKYEPDIASTILKDIFVTVGRTGLVTYNASLNEVELSGTKVNFATLNNYDFIKKLNININDEVYVKKAGEIIPCIIGLANKNNFEEFAPIETCPYCNKDLTFNETKLEQYCLNTQCPEIKIRKLIHFASKEGLDINSLGEKNVIFFNKLGYIKNLLDIFKLYLFKDELIQQDGFGETSINKILNSIEESKNKSLEKLFFALSIPLIGQKTARFLASKILKFENVLDFDFTVFENYHDIGPKITKQLIEWFGSLENKQLILDLISLGVNPIYKENTKSEILKGFSFVITGKLSKPRSHFEKIILENGGQVLSSISSNINYLLVGEDAGSKLSKAKKHNVQIINEEQFNTMLSNNDNS
- a CDS encoding MAG0480 family ComEC-like protein, with protein sequence MRWSPKNTWYWWKNLLNISRKHKYINCILPSLLAALTTFVLILKINIILVSVSLFLICLFNLFKTKFWVLYLVFFLMIFLAYTVYYLLIYQFDNYEINEKIKVYKIHKSFLIFKYKNLLFRIPKKIIKLNLDLNNNFEYFFKIKGTLKRINNLTLFNLSNEIFFDIKNLKINFDYQIQKLSLFSSKNGIVLEYLNIIVLNNYCSNSNVVNKLSNLNIIHFFTISGFHFNLIYLTVIKLFSKIKRKIFIEDFIGVGLLIIYLVAINFHISASRSLIFLILIFLNKNVFNRKLSNISLLSITALILSVYKPFSIFSYSFILSFLITLSIFIIVDFLKEKNYYLRSAFVLIVVHIYSTFLIHTFSEDYNIFSFFIQILLIPIVSFNYIFTLIFFKINFVIETNLLIFDAILNLLSEASYIIKFRIDWVYCFSFTSLLLFLNKIKLQPILG
- a CDS encoding energy-coupling factor transporter transmembrane component T family protein yields the protein MNKTIIGKYLNIDTPIHKLDPRLKFLANILFIILFFVSEHYITLSILVVFSMVLYAISTKSIKSLFQKIKLPIYIAIFLLLVNMLTVKGAVMYYDLDKYVPLSSEVNADAYLIYRGKIIVNVTYFAPNNDINNIFQLTLFSIHRTITIMLRIYGVILITTILTVTTKPVLLTRAINNLLYPLKLFRIPTEIITMIISIALRFIPTLLEESSRIMKAQSSRGVDFKNGNIKDKIKSFIVLMIPLFVSSFNKANDLADAMTSRGYEPYSKRTYYRQLAPNWKDLLATLILMGLTSLVVVCAIEQINLPSWWLATFQKV